In Chryseobacterium camelliae, one DNA window encodes the following:
- a CDS encoding lysylphosphatidylglycerol synthase transmembrane domain-containing protein — MEKSFAKPLKSVLTVVISLAFAGFFLWLALRGLDFKVIQKSLAKANYLWVLFAACFGIAAYWLRAIRWNLLLEPMGHRISNSNSLWSISFGYLMNLTIPRSGEVARATALYSVEKVPVDQSFGTIILERVVDLICMMGFLGLTFIFKYDAILSFYHQSGIKIEPSKIMIGLIILVIGTILFFAFRKRLATVPVLDKIINFINGIFQGLTSIFRLRQKGKFILYTAGIWISYYFAAYLVCFALPETSDFTFADGFFIIVVGTLGMIVPASGGIGAFNLAMKYGFMALFIAMGRSAEWGGEMGLTYSFISLPLQIAIMLVMGLISIPMLAKARNRMVFSETKD, encoded by the coding sequence ATGGAAAAAAGCTTTGCAAAACCTTTAAAATCCGTACTTACGGTAGTTATTTCGCTTGCTTTTGCAGGCTTTTTTTTATGGCTTGCGCTCAGGGGGCTTGATTTTAAAGTGATTCAGAAATCGCTGGCCAAAGCCAATTATCTTTGGGTGCTGTTTGCTGCATGCTTCGGGATTGCGGCCTACTGGCTGCGTGCCATACGGTGGAACCTCCTCCTGGAGCCTATGGGGCATAGAATTTCCAACTCCAATTCGCTATGGTCCATTTCTTTCGGCTATCTGATGAATCTTACCATTCCAAGAAGCGGCGAAGTTGCCCGGGCAACAGCCTTGTATAGTGTGGAAAAAGTTCCTGTGGACCAGTCATTCGGTACCATTATCCTGGAAAGGGTGGTGGATCTTATCTGTATGATGGGGTTTCTTGGGCTTACTTTTATTTTTAAATATGATGCTATCCTGTCTTTCTATCATCAGTCAGGCATTAAGATAGAACCCAGTAAAATTATGATCGGACTGATCATACTGGTTATCGGGACCATACTTTTTTTTGCTTTCAGGAAAAGGCTGGCTACCGTTCCTGTTTTGGATAAAATCATCAATTTCATTAACGGGATTTTTCAGGGCCTCACATCCATCTTCAGACTGAGGCAAAAAGGAAAATTTATTCTGTATACGGCTGGCATCTGGATCTCTTATTACTTTGCAGCCTATTTGGTATGCTTTGCCCTGCCTGAAACTTCAGATTTTACTTTTGCAGACGGATTCTTCATTATTGTGGTCGGCACATTGGGGATGATTGTTCCTGCCAGCGGTGGCATCGGGGCTTTTAACCTGGCCATGAAATACGGCTTTATGGCTCTGTTTATAGCGATGGGCAGAAGTGCGGAATGGGGCGGAGAAATGGGTCTTACGTATTCTTTCATTTCATTGCCTTTGCAGATTGCCATTATGCTTGTAATGGGGCTTATTTCCATCCCAATGCTTGCCAAAGCCAGGAACAGGATGGTTTTTTCAGAAACCAAAGACTAA
- the panD gene encoding aspartate 1-decarboxylase, with product MLIEVFKSKIHRVRVTASDLNYIGSITIDEELIEAAGLVVGERVYIVNVNNGERFDTYVIKGKRKSGEVCLNGPAARKVQRDDIIIIIAYAQMTPEEAQAFQPKIVFPDEKTNLLT from the coding sequence ATGTTAATCGAAGTTTTCAAGTCTAAAATTCACAGGGTAAGGGTTACGGCTTCAGACCTGAATTATATAGGAAGTATTACCATAGACGAAGAGCTGATAGAGGCGGCGGGTCTGGTAGTGGGAGAGAGGGTTTATATTGTTAATGTAAACAACGGAGAACGGTTTGACACGTATGTGATCAAAGGTAAAAGGAAGTCAGGAGAAGTTTGTCTTAATGGCCCTGCTGCAAGAAAGGTACAGAGAGATGATATCATCATTATTATTGCCTACGCTCAGATGACTCCGGAAGAAGCACAGGCCTTTCAGCCGAAAATTGTTTTCCCGGATGAAAAAACCAACCTTCTAACCTGA
- a CDS encoding HU family DNA-binding protein: MNKSELIDAIAKDAGITKVAAKAALESFITNVTSTLKKKDGKVSLVGFGTFSVSERAARQGINPATKKPIKIAAKKVAKFKAGADLSHAVSGAKKK; encoded by the coding sequence ATGAACAAGTCTGAATTAATCGACGCTATCGCTAAGGATGCGGGTATTACTAAAGTAGCTGCAAAAGCAGCTTTGGAATCTTTCATTACTAATGTAACTTCTACTTTAAAGAAAAAAGACGGAAAAGTTTCTTTGGTAGGATTCGGTACTTTCTCAGTATCTGAGCGTGCAGCTAGACAAGGAATTAACCCAGCTACTAAAAAGCCGATTAAAATTGCCGCTAAAAAAGTAGCAAAATTCAAAGCAGGAGCCGATCTTTCACATGCGGTTTCAGGAGCTAAGAAAAAATAA
- the pdxH gene encoding pyridoxamine 5'-phosphate oxidase: MENLHDKRKVYDKSQLIESEIKQNPIEQFRDWYSEAGANPGISEANAMAVSTLEDDGCPRTRMVLLKSYTYEGFIFYTNYSSRKGRSIEKNHKACLHFFWPGLERQVIIKAHLEKIAENLSDGYFHSRPKGSQLGAVVSPQSEVIPDRAFLEQKLKDLEEKYENTEVPRPENWGGYLARPYEIEFWQGRPNRLHDRILYTLEGLDWKIARLAP, encoded by the coding sequence ATGGAAAACCTGCACGATAAAAGAAAAGTGTATGATAAGTCCCAACTTATTGAAAGTGAGATAAAACAGAATCCCATTGAGCAGTTCAGGGACTGGTATTCTGAAGCAGGTGCAAATCCGGGTATTTCCGAGGCCAATGCCATGGCTGTTTCTACCCTGGAAGACGACGGATGTCCCCGAACGAGGATGGTCCTACTGAAATCCTATACTTACGAAGGATTTATTTTTTATACGAACTACAGCAGCAGAAAAGGAAGGTCCATAGAAAAGAATCATAAAGCGTGCCTGCATTTTTTCTGGCCCGGCCTGGAGAGGCAGGTCATTATTAAAGCCCATCTGGAGAAAATCGCTGAGAATCTGAGTGACGGCTATTTTCATTCCAGGCCAAAAGGCAGCCAGCTGGGTGCAGTGGTTTCACCGCAAAGCGAAGTCATTCCGGATCGCGCTTTTCTTGAACAAAAACTTAAGGATCTTGAAGAAAAGTATGAAAATACTGAAGTTCCGAGGCCGGAAAATTGGGGCGGTTACCTTGCAAGGCCCTATGAAATAGAATTCTGGCAGGGAAGACCAAACCGTCTTCATGACCGTATCCTGTATACTTTAGAGGGGCTCGACTGGAAAATTGCACGCCTCGCACCATAA
- a CDS encoding YqgE/AlgH family protein: MNYSYKGKILISTPDISGDIFSRSVILVIEHNDQGAFGLILNKKNGQMSNRFKEYFDFKIEVYDGGPVENDKILFIVKGKKVTEIYTEITHEFYLTEDIENIISAVLNGELSIHDVKIFSGYSGWSPMQLDNEIQKKVWTVVDVYNLDYTLPNDQTLWKSIMQNLGGEFLLWANSPEDISLN; the protein is encoded by the coding sequence ATGAATTACTCATACAAAGGTAAAATATTAATTTCCACACCTGATATTTCCGGAGATATTTTTTCAAGATCCGTAATATTGGTCATCGAACATAATGACCAGGGTGCATTTGGCTTAATATTAAATAAGAAGAACGGCCAGATGAGTAACAGGTTCAAAGAATACTTCGATTTTAAAATTGAGGTATATGACGGCGGCCCTGTAGAGAATGACAAAATCCTTTTTATTGTAAAAGGTAAAAAGGTTACCGAAATATATACAGAAATTACCCATGAATTTTATCTGACCGAAGATATCGAAAATATCATCAGTGCCGTGCTGAACGGTGAGCTGAGCATTCATGACGTAAAGATCTTTTCAGGCTATTCCGGCTGGTCACCGATGCAGCTGGATAATGAGATCCAGAAGAAAGTCTGGACTGTTGTAGATGTCTATAATCTTGATTATACCTTACCGAACGACCAGACGCTTTGGAAATCCATCATGCAAAACCTTGGCGGTGAATTCCTGTTATGGGCCAATTCACCGGAAGACATTTCCCTGAATTAA
- a CDS encoding aminotransferase class IV has translation MDNQYFTSGELKTRNRAFLMGDAVKVSFFIRNAQLIMDEECYFFLMASMRKMRMNIPLTYTLEFFQNLFRNEVIEGKGIHNGIINFQVFRNQDETMLANASVSYFYEAEQKDAVSIQPRLLELDLIKEINVNNNLLSNIRVHCPENIYGEIYAQENDLDDVILLNPNKRIARTTSGNLLFLEGDSIKIPKHSEGAYISPLLENLVTFLHKNNLADIQEHEIIAFESQKAEEILLVSDEKGLFSVGKIRNKTFGNERFTDMVERWKNHF, from the coding sequence TTGGACAATCAATATTTTACATCCGGAGAGTTGAAAACCAGAAACAGGGCCTTTCTGATGGGGGATGCCGTTAAGGTTTCATTTTTTATCCGAAATGCACAGCTCATTATGGATGAAGAGTGCTATTTCTTCCTGATGGCTTCCATGAGAAAAATGCGGATGAATATTCCGTTAACCTATACGCTGGAATTCTTTCAGAACCTTTTCCGAAACGAGGTGATTGAAGGAAAAGGAATTCATAACGGAATTATTAATTTCCAGGTATTCAGGAACCAGGATGAAACGATGCTGGCGAACGCATCCGTATCCTATTTCTATGAAGCAGAACAGAAAGATGCAGTTTCTATCCAGCCGAGATTGCTGGAACTGGACCTGATCAAGGAAATTAATGTCAATAACAACCTGTTGAGCAATATCCGGGTTCACTGCCCCGAAAATATTTACGGTGAGATTTACGCGCAGGAAAATGACCTTGATGACGTTATCCTGCTCAATCCTAATAAAAGAATCGCACGCACCACTTCCGGAAACCTGCTCTTTCTGGAAGGTGATAGCATAAAAATACCGAAACACTCGGAAGGAGCTTATATTTCTCCTCTGCTGGAAAATCTGGTTACCTTTTTACATAAGAATAACCTGGCGGATATCCAGGAGCATGAGATCATTGCATTTGAATCCCAGAAGGCGGAAGAAATCCTTTTGGTGTCAGACGAAAAAGGCCTGTTTTCCGTAGGAAAGATCAGGAATAAAACCTTCGGGAACGAGCGGTTTACCGATATGGTAGAACGTTGGAAAAACCACTTTTAA
- a CDS encoding START-like domain-containing protein yields the protein MSKHKVHYEFPMHCLSEILYEYLATAEGLSEWFADEVTEKGDDFFFSWGGGPAEKATLIRYKPEGFVRFRWEEDEGTKNFFEMTITVDDITEDLALNITDFCEEGDEEENAMYWENLIENLRIKLGAA from the coding sequence ATGTCGAAACATAAAGTCCATTACGAATTCCCAATGCACTGTCTATCAGAGATTTTATATGAATATCTGGCGACTGCTGAAGGGTTATCTGAATGGTTTGCGGATGAAGTTACGGAAAAAGGTGATGATTTCTTTTTTAGCTGGGGCGGAGGTCCTGCCGAGAAAGCAACATTGATAAGATATAAGCCTGAAGGTTTTGTTCGTTTCAGATGGGAAGAGGATGAGGGCACCAAGAACTTTTTTGAAATGACGATTACGGTAGATGATATTACAGAGGATCTGGCACTGAATATTACTGATTTCTGCGAAGAAGGAGATGAGGAGGAAAATGCCATGTACTGGGAAAACCTTATAGAAAACCTTAGAATAAAATTAGGAGCGGCTTAA
- a CDS encoding aspartate aminotransferase family protein yields the protein MQKDFFAYQAQTTPYAAGFEVEKAEGSYIYGKDGKKYLDFVAGVSANTLGHSHPKVVQAIKNQADKYLHVMVYGEYAQEQPVALCRLLAEATPDPLEITYLVNSGAEAIDGSLKLAKRYTGREEIISFKNSYHGNTHGALSVSGNEVHKREFRPLLPMVTFIGFNEERDLERITEKTACVIMETIQGAAGFLVPDGDYLKKLKRRCEEVGALLILDEIQPGFGRTGKLFSFEHFGIVPDILVMGKGMGGGVPVGAFMSSRKIMETLSHSPKLGHITTFGGNPLIAAASHATLKEVLESGLMNEVDEKEALFRELLVHPKIKNINGKGLMLAVNLGSPEYTLEVAKKCMEKGLIVFWQLYRNEYMRISPPLTISMDEIREGCTVILDVLNEN from the coding sequence ATGCAAAAAGATTTCTTTGCCTACCAGGCACAGACAACCCCATATGCAGCAGGTTTTGAAGTGGAAAAGGCTGAAGGAAGTTATATTTACGGAAAGGACGGGAAAAAATACCTTGACTTTGTAGCAGGTGTTTCTGCAAATACATTAGGGCATTCGCATCCTAAGGTTGTTCAGGCTATTAAAAACCAGGCAGACAAATACCTGCATGTAATGGTATATGGTGAATATGCACAGGAGCAACCCGTAGCGCTGTGCAGGCTGCTTGCAGAAGCTACGCCGGATCCTTTGGAAATTACCTATCTGGTCAACAGTGGTGCAGAGGCCATCGACGGAAGCCTGAAACTGGCCAAACGATATACCGGAAGAGAAGAGATTATATCCTTTAAAAATTCCTATCACGGCAATACCCACGGAGCACTGAGTGTTTCCGGAAATGAGGTCCATAAGCGCGAATTCAGGCCATTGCTGCCTATGGTAACCTTTATCGGTTTCAATGAAGAACGGGACCTGGAAAGGATTACTGAAAAAACAGCCTGCGTGATCATGGAAACCATACAGGGAGCTGCAGGTTTCCTTGTGCCGGATGGGGATTACCTTAAGAAGCTCAAAAGAAGATGCGAAGAGGTGGGGGCACTTCTGATCCTGGATGAAATCCAGCCGGGTTTCGGGAGGACCGGCAAACTGTTCTCATTTGAGCATTTCGGGATTGTTCCTGATATTCTGGTCATGGGAAAAGGAATGGGAGGCGGAGTGCCAGTAGGTGCTTTTATGAGCTCCCGTAAAATCATGGAGACTTTATCTCATTCCCCGAAACTTGGCCACATCACCACCTTCGGCGGAAACCCGCTGATTGCCGCCGCAAGCCATGCTACTTTAAAGGAGGTGCTGGAAAGCGGGCTCATGAATGAAGTAGACGAAAAAGAAGCATTATTCAGGGAATTGCTGGTGCATCCGAAAATTAAAAATATCAATGGTAAAGGTCTGATGCTGGCAGTGAACCTAGGCTCTCCGGAATATACCCTTGAAGTGGCTAAAAAATGCATGGAAAAAGGCCTGATTGTTTTCTGGCAGCTCTACAGGAATGAATACATGAGGATTTCCCCGCCGCTGACCATCTCAATGGATGAGATCCGTGAAGGATGTACGGTAATCCTTGATGTTTTAAATGAAAACTAA
- a CDS encoding OstA-like protein: protein MRFLFVLLFFISMSVFAQDQLKPAQRDPYLQNPVKNAPPPQLNPQDRVHIINADKIIKDPAKYDGNRYLTGNVKIEHQGSILTADEVVIYDEENFVKAIGNTRLQNTDGSVITAGEMEYDANTQKGVARKNVVLTDPKQTIKTDILYYDRLSSQAYFNTGGTITDGQNVMYTKSATYFLNTKMIDFVGNVKIDSPDYIIEGPNIKQDQNTKIAEFFGPTTITSRKNPRNRVYTERGTYRMNTKEAFLKKNSKIFYNDKILTGDDMYYNQITGFGTATGNVTLDDPNEKRYIKGGYGEIFEVKDSAMMTKNPYAVKIFEKDSLYFASEKIISFQRPDSLDATVKKSFLRAFRKARFYKSNAQGRADSIAFNETDGVMHMYREPYLWSGEKQVTGDKVEAYFNTKTENIDSLKVLGNAFAISKVDSLSLKDEFNQVKGKLMTVYYQNNNIKEAKVIGNAQSIVYVDDENQQTKKPERVGITLSTCGIIGALFEEKALQIISCSVGANSDTYPMSMIEPAKRKFPDFNWNTKDRIRKWQDILVDSPNYEEIKYQADTSLYDQVQENIEKEKAKEEAKKPKRTRR, encoded by the coding sequence ATGAGATTTTTATTTGTTCTGTTATTTTTTATATCAATGTCAGTCTTTGCACAGGATCAATTAAAACCTGCGCAGAGAGATCCTTATCTCCAGAATCCCGTAAAGAATGCTCCCCCGCCACAACTGAATCCTCAGGACCGGGTTCATATCATCAACGCTGATAAGATCATTAAAGATCCAGCCAAATATGATGGCAACAGGTATCTCACCGGGAATGTGAAAATAGAACATCAGGGTTCGATACTTACGGCAGATGAGGTGGTGATTTATGATGAAGAAAACTTCGTTAAAGCCATCGGGAATACCAGGCTTCAGAATACCGACGGGTCTGTAATTACAGCCGGTGAAATGGAATATGATGCCAATACCCAGAAAGGGGTAGCCCGTAAAAATGTGGTTCTTACCGACCCTAAACAGACCATCAAAACAGACATCCTGTATTATGACCGTCTGTCCAGCCAGGCATATTTCAATACCGGAGGTACGATTACTGACGGGCAGAATGTGATGTACACGAAATCGGCCACGTATTTCCTGAATACCAAAATGATTGATTTTGTCGGCAATGTAAAGATCGACAGCCCCGATTATATTATTGAGGGACCGAATATCAAACAGGACCAGAATACTAAAATTGCCGAATTTTTTGGTCCTACCACCATTACAAGCCGTAAGAATCCCAGGAACCGGGTTTATACAGAAAGGGGAACCTACCGGATGAATACCAAGGAAGCTTTTCTGAAAAAGAATTCAAAGATTTTTTACAATGATAAGATCCTTACCGGGGATGATATGTACTATAATCAGATTACCGGTTTCGGAACGGCTACCGGAAACGTAACCCTGGATGATCCGAATGAAAAACGGTATATCAAAGGAGGCTACGGTGAAATCTTCGAGGTTAAGGATTCCGCGATGATGACCAAAAACCCATATGCGGTAAAAATATTTGAGAAAGATTCACTGTACTTTGCATCGGAGAAAATTATTTCATTTCAAAGACCGGATTCCCTGGATGCTACAGTGAAGAAAAGCTTTCTGAGAGCATTCAGGAAAGCACGTTTTTATAAGTCCAATGCTCAGGGTAGGGCAGATTCTATTGCTTTTAACGAAACTGACGGTGTAATGCATATGTACAGGGAGCCATATTTATGGAGTGGCGAAAAGCAGGTGACCGGAGATAAGGTAGAAGCCTATTTCAATACCAAGACCGAGAATATAGATTCCCTGAAAGTTCTGGGGAATGCATTTGCCATCAGCAAAGTAGACTCCTTAAGCCTTAAGGACGAATTTAACCAGGTAAAAGGTAAGCTCATGACTGTCTATTACCAGAACAATAATATCAAAGAAGCCAAAGTTATCGGGAATGCCCAGTCCATCGTATATGTAGACGACGAAAATCAGCAGACAAAAAAGCCGGAACGGGTGGGTATAACCCTGTCAACTTGTGGCATTATCGGGGCTTTGTTTGAAGAAAAGGCCCTTCAGATTATCTCTTGTAGCGTTGGCGCCAATTCAGATACTTATCCGATGAGCATGATAGAACCGGCTAAGAGGAAATTTCCCGATTTTAACTGGAATACAAAAGACCGGATCAGGAAATGGCAGGATATCCTGGTCGATTCGCCGAACTATGAAGAGATAAAATATCAGGCGGATACTTCCCTCTACGACCAGGTTCAGGAAAATATTGAAAAAGAAAAAGCCAAAGAAGAAGCTAAGAAACCTAAGCGAACCCGCAGGTGA
- a CDS encoding Fur family transcriptional regulator, with amino-acid sequence MDTLQKEKNIALIKDVLRNYLLEKGFRNTPERYTILEEIYNMDHHFNVDDLYLLMMQKKYHVSKATIYNTIEIFLDAGLIRKHQFGEKTLTSSSYEKSYFDKQHDHLVIYKKDSDKEIEEIIEFCDPRIQGIKEAIEDAFGVKIDSHSLYFYGTKND; translated from the coding sequence ATGGATACTTTACAAAAAGAGAAAAATATTGCTTTAATCAAAGATGTTTTACGAAACTATTTATTGGAGAAAGGTTTCAGAAACACCCCCGAACGATATACGATACTGGAGGAGATCTATAATATGGATCACCACTTCAATGTGGATGACCTGTATCTGTTAATGATGCAGAAGAAATACCATGTTTCCAAGGCAACGATTTACAACACGATTGAAATTTTCCTGGATGCCGGGCTGATCAGGAAACACCAGTTCGGAGAAAAAACCCTGACTTCTTCATCTTATGAAAAGTCTTATTTCGATAAACAGCACGACCACCTGGTGATCTATAAAAAAGATTCTGATAAGGAGATCGAAGAAATCATAGAATTCTGTGATCCAAGGATCCAGGGAATAAAAGAAGCCATAGAAGATGCTTTCGGCGTCAAAATCGATTCCCATTCGCTGTATTTTTACGGTACTAAGAATGACTGA
- a CDS encoding KUP/HAK/KT family potassium transporter, translating to MAELTESGHHFDIKKLSFIGVLVSLGIVFGDIGTSPLYVMKAIVNARGAGNTMPFNEYIEGALSCIIWTLTLQTTIKYVVIALRADNKGEGGILALFSLVKNLKKGWLYLIAIVGAAALIADGVITPSLTVMSAIEGLQIYNPDTPVVPITIGILIVIFVVQQFGTSFIGKFFGPVMVIWFLVLGGLGLSHLSENFEILRSFNPYYAYKLIVDSPSAIIILGAVFLCTTGAEALYSDLGHCGAKNIRVSWGFVKIMLILNYLGQGAWLLSNYGKAGFSVMNPFFGIMHEWMIVPGVILATAAAIIASQALITGSFTIFSEAMSLNLWPNQKIDYPSGVKGQMYIPRINWGLLFFCIIVVLHFRESGKMEAAYGLSITVTMLMTTILLVFWLLKKRINKVFVLVFALMYMAIELGFFSANVIKFMEGGWITVVLAGSIGVCMYAWYNGRQIKTKFIKFVKLDNYIPIIKDMKLDETIPKYATNLAYLSRAKRYGEVESKIIYSIIKKQPKRADHYFILNIVNQEDPYTFKYIVDEVLPGTIYKINFLLGFKIDRRINDYFDMVLRDLMADGTIPSRSSHPSLRAHNVPPDLKYVIIDNTYINDILLTVKEKIILNIYNFVKYIGSDDFKAWGVTSHNVVVESAPMTEECVAGSRIEQAEFLRHNS from the coding sequence ATGGCAGAACTTACAGAAAGCGGTCATCATTTTGACATTAAGAAGCTTTCTTTCATTGGGGTACTGGTTTCTTTAGGAATTGTTTTCGGAGATATTGGTACTTCACCGCTTTACGTAATGAAAGCGATCGTAAACGCAAGAGGAGCGGGTAATACCATGCCTTTCAACGAATACATCGAAGGAGCACTCTCCTGCATCATCTGGACGCTGACGCTCCAAACCACCATCAAATATGTAGTCATTGCCTTAAGAGCCGATAATAAAGGCGAGGGAGGCATCCTGGCTCTTTTCTCACTGGTGAAAAACCTCAAAAAAGGCTGGCTGTACCTTATTGCCATCGTAGGAGCGGCAGCGCTTATTGCAGACGGCGTTATTACACCTTCTTTAACAGTGATGTCAGCGATAGAAGGTCTCCAGATCTATAATCCTGATACACCTGTAGTACCTATAACCATTGGGATTCTTATCGTCATATTTGTAGTGCAGCAATTCGGGACCAGCTTCATCGGGAAATTCTTCGGACCCGTAATGGTGATCTGGTTTCTTGTACTGGGTGGCTTGGGACTGTCCCATCTGAGCGAAAATTTCGAGATACTGCGGTCTTTCAATCCGTATTATGCATATAAGCTTATCGTTGATTCACCTAGCGCAATTATTATTTTAGGTGCAGTTTTCCTGTGTACTACCGGAGCTGAAGCATTGTATTCCGATCTTGGGCACTGTGGGGCGAAAAATATCCGCGTTAGCTGGGGATTTGTAAAAATCATGCTGATTCTGAACTACCTTGGGCAGGGCGCATGGCTGCTGAGCAACTACGGCAAGGCAGGATTTTCAGTGATGAACCCGTTTTTCGGGATCATGCATGAATGGATGATCGTACCGGGAGTTATCCTGGCGACGGCTGCGGCTATCATTGCGAGCCAGGCTTTGATTACAGGGTCATTCACTATTTTCTCCGAGGCCATGTCACTTAATTTATGGCCTAACCAGAAGATCGATTACCCTTCAGGGGTTAAAGGGCAGATGTATATCCCAAGGATCAACTGGGGTCTTCTGTTCTTCTGCATTATTGTGGTACTCCACTTCAGGGAATCCGGAAAAATGGAAGCAGCATACGGTCTTTCCATTACGGTAACCATGCTCATGACGACCATACTCCTTGTATTCTGGTTGCTTAAAAAACGCATCAATAAAGTATTCGTCCTGGTTTTTGCCCTGATGTATATGGCGATTGAGCTGGGATTCTTCAGTGCGAATGTCATTAAATTCATGGAAGGAGGCTGGATTACGGTAGTCCTGGCCGGTTCCATCGGTGTATGCATGTATGCATGGTATAACGGCCGTCAGATCAAGACCAAATTCATCAAATTTGTTAAGCTGGATAATTACATCCCGATCATTAAGGATATGAAGCTGGATGAAACCATTCCTAAATACGCGACTAACCTTGCTTATCTGAGCCGCGCAAAACGCTACGGGGAAGTAGAGTCTAAAATTATCTATTCCATCATCAAAAAACAGCCTAAAAGAGCAGACCATTACTTTATCCTGAATATTGTCAACCAGGAAGATCCGTATACTTTTAAATATATTGTTGATGAAGTTCTCCCGGGGACTATTTATAAGATTAATTTCCTTTTAGGGTTCAAGATCGACAGAAGGATCAATGACTATTTCGATATGGTATTAAGGGACCTGATGGCGGACGGAACTATTCCTTCCAGAAGCAGCCATCCCTCCCTCAGAGCTCATAACGTTCCGCCGGATTTAAAATATGTTATCATAGATAATACCTATATCAATGATATTTTATTAACGGTAAAGGAAAAGATTATCCTCAATATTTACAATTTCGTAAAGTATATCGGAAGTGACGATTTTAAGGCCTGGGGCGTAACTTCGCACAATGTTGTCGTAGAATCCGCACCTATGACAGAAGAGTGTGTTGCAGGCTCAAGAATAGAACAGGCAGAGTTTTTAAGGCACAATAGTTAA
- a CDS encoding pyruvate dehydrogenase complex E1 component subunit beta: protein MAEYTFREVIAQAMSEEMRKDESIYLMGEEVAEYNGAYKASKGMLDEFGPKRIIDTPIAELGFTGISVGAAMNGNRPIVEFMTFNFSLVGIDQIINNAAKIRQMSGGQWNCPIVFRGPTASAGQLGATHSQAFENWFANCPGLKVVVPSNPYDAKGLLKTAIQDNDPVIFMESEQMYGDKMEIPEEEYYIPIGKADIKREGTDVTLVSFGKIMKLAIQAAEDLAKEGISVEVIDLRTVRPLDYDTVLGSVKKTNRLVVLEEAWPFGSVASEITYMVQQKAFDYLDAPIKRITTPDAPAPYSSALFAEWFPKLDKVKEEIKKAMYVK from the coding sequence ATGGCAGAATATACTTTTCGTGAGGTAATTGCACAGGCAATGAGCGAGGAAATGCGTAAAGACGAATCCATTTATCTTATGGGTGAGGAGGTTGCAGAATATAATGGTGCATACAAGGCTTCAAAAGGGATGCTGGACGAGTTCGGCCCTAAAAGAATAATCGATACCCCTATTGCGGAGCTTGGCTTTACCGGTATTTCCGTAGGTGCTGCAATGAACGGCAACAGGCCGATCGTGGAGTTCATGACGTTCAATTTCTCTTTGGTAGGAATAGACCAGATCATCAACAACGCTGCGAAGATCCGCCAGATGAGCGGTGGTCAGTGGAACTGCCCGATCGTTTTCCGTGGGCCTACAGCTTCTGCAGGGCAATTGGGAGCAACCCACTCACAGGCTTTTGAAAACTGGTTTGCCAATTGTCCGGGCCTTAAAGTAGTGGTTCCTTCCAATCCTTACGATGCAAAAGGATTGCTGAAAACAGCTATTCAGGATAATGACCCGGTAATTTTCATGGAATCTGAACAGATGTACGGAGACAAAATGGAAATTCCTGAAGAAGAATATTACATCCCGATCGGGAAAGCTGATATCAAGAGAGAAGGTACCGATGTTACGCTGGTTTCTTTCGGTAAAATCATGAAGCTGGCCATACAGGCTGCTGAAGATCTCGCTAAAGAAGGGATCTCTGTTGAGGTAATTGACCTGAGAACCGTACGTCCTCTGGATTATGATACTGTTTTAGGATCTGTGAAAAAAACCAACCGTTTAGTCGTGCTTGAAGAAGCCTGGCCGTTTGGTTCCGTAGCTTCAGAAATTACCTATATGGTACAGCAGAAAGCATTTGATTACCTGGATGCACCTATTAAGAGAATTACAACTCCGGATGCTCCTGCACCGTATTCATCAGCATTGTTCGCAGAATGGTTCCCGAAACTGGATAAAGTGAAAGAGGAAATTAAAAAAGCGATGTACGTTAAATAA